The nucleotide window AGCGTGTCAATCTAATGACTCTTTGCTTTTTTTTCTTCATTAGATATGGTATTTTCTCACGGCTGGGGAGCGTCGTGATGCATTGCTTCACGTCTTGCGGAACGAAAAGAGCTGAACCGCTTGTGCGGCTCCTTGTTTTAGGCTGGGCGAAGGACGTCGTTTCAGCCGCAGTTGGCCGCGACTGTCAGCGGCGCACGCATAGAAATTGGAGTGTTGGGTTCATTGCTGTTACCGGACATCACTCTCTCTTTGAACCTGCCTTGTTATCGTGACTCGCATACATTGTCGAAGTATCCCGCTGTGGTGAATGGGCTGTGGTCCGATAAAAGATGGTTGTCCCTCACGGCGGCTTTCCGCCGGGGAAGGGGCTGTATCGATGAACAATCTGGTACGTTATTTGTAGGAATGCTCAAGAGCGTGCGCGCAAAAAAGCTACACCGGAAAGAGCCGGTGCAGTTTCGTTGAGGAGGACCGTGAATGGCGGGTAAGTGTAAGGTGGCAGAATTTTTTTGCGGGAGTTTCCTCATGATCTTCATAGCGACACTTCTCCTGCCCGGATGCGAGAGGGCGGGGACGAGGGACGCTTCAGCCCCTCCCATGGTTGAGGTAGCCGAGGTTACCAGAAAGGATGTGCCGCTCTACTCGGAGTGGACCGCCTCTACAGACGGCCTCGTAAATGCGACCATCCGTGCACAAGTGCAGGGCTACCTGATAAAGCGCGATTATAACGAAGGCGATTTTGTCAGGAAGGGCCAGGTCCTTTTCGAGATCGATCCGCGCACGTTCCAGGCTGCTCTGGAGCAGGCAAAGGGACAACTCGCGGAGCAGCAGGCACGCTGGGGAACGGCAAAGGCCAATCTCGAAAGGATCAAGCCTCTTGTAGAGCAGAGGGCAGTGAGCAAGAAAGACTACGATGATGCGGTGGGGGCCGAGGCAGCCACGCATGCGCAGGTGATCGCACTCCAGGCCCTCGTTGACAAAGTCACGCTCGACCTTGGGTTCACCAAGATCACTTCCCCGATAGACGGCATAGCGGGCATTGCGAGGGCGCAGTTGGGCAACCTTGTCGGTCCGGGTTCCGTCGAGGAGTTGACGACGGTTTCGACCGTGGATCCGATCAAGGTTTACGTCCTCATGAATGAGCAGGAATATCTTAAGTACGTGCAGAACGGTCAGGGGCATGGGCAACGCATGCCGCTCCAGCTGATACTTGCCGATGGAAGAGTGCATCCCCATACTGGCTCGTTCGCCTTCGCAGACCGACAGGTGGACATAAAAACCGGTACCATCAAAGTCGCAGCGCTTTTTCCCAATCCCGGCAACGTGATCCGGCCCGGACAGTTCGCCAGGGTTCGCGCGCAGACAGAGGTTAAGAAGGGCGCTCTTCTCGTGCCGCAGCGGGCCGTCATGGAACTGCAGGCAGGATACCAGGTGGCCGTGGTGGGTCCGGACAACAAGGTGATAATGAGGCCGGTAAAAGCTGGTCAACAGATCGACGGCTTGTGGGTGATAGATGATGGCTTGAAGCCGGGTGAACGGGTTGTCACCGAAGGGCTCCAGAAGGTGAAACAGGGCACGGTTGTGCTCGTAAGAGCAGAGTCGCCGCAGACGCCCCAAAAAACCGGGAAGAAATAGGGAGACACGCCCTTATGTCAAAGTTCTTCATAAATAGGCCTATTGTGGCGATGGTTATTTCCGTGATGTTCATCATCCTCGGAATCATTGCCATGGTGGGCTTACCGGTTGCCCAATTCCCGGAAATCGTTCCACCGGAGATTCAGATCTTCACGCGATACACAGGCGCTGACGCAGAGACGCTTGAGCAATCAGTGGCAACGCCCATGGAGGAGCAGATCAGCGGCGTTGACAACATGAACTACATGTATTCAGTCAACGCAAGCAACGGCACCATGCGTATGTTCGTCAACTTTGACGTGAAGACTGACCCGAATACGGATCTTATCTTCACCCAGATGCGTCAGAACCAGATTCAGGGCCAGCTCCCCGCAGACGTACGCAATTACGGCGTCACTATACAGAAGTCGAGAGCTGCCCCATTGATGCTGATCGCGCTCCATTCTCCCAATAAGACATATGACGGACGATTCCTCGCGAACTACGCGTTCATCAACCTCAACGACCAACTTGTGCGTGTGCCGGGCGTGGCGCAGGTGGGCGTGTACGGTGCCGACCGCTACGCGATACGCATATGGGTCAGGCCCGATACGCTCGGCAAGCTGGGTATCACGGTTCCCGATATTATCAACGCTGTTCAGAAGCAGAACACGGTCAACCCCGCGGGACAGATCGGCAGTGAGCCGGTGCCCCCGGGACAGGAGTTCACCTATACGGTTCGCACCCAGGGCCGCCTTGTCTCTCCGCAAGACTTTGCATCGATCGTGATACGGGCTAATGCAGACGGATCGATTGTTCATTTGAGTGATGTGGCGCGTATCGAACTGGGATCGCAGACCTACAACCTGTTGGGTCGGCTCAACGGCCAGCCGGCCGGCATCATGGCCATCTATCAATTGCCCGGCTCCAATGCCCTTTCCATTGTCGAAGGCGTAAAGCAGGTAATGGAGAAGGCAAAAACAAGATTTCCCGTGGACCTCGACTATACTGTTGCACTCGACACCACCCGGTCCATAG belongs to Syntrophorhabdales bacterium and includes:
- a CDS encoding efflux RND transporter periplasmic adaptor subunit encodes the protein MAGKCKVAEFFCGSFLMIFIATLLLPGCERAGTRDASAPPMVEVAEVTRKDVPLYSEWTASTDGLVNATIRAQVQGYLIKRDYNEGDFVRKGQVLFEIDPRTFQAALEQAKGQLAEQQARWGTAKANLERIKPLVEQRAVSKKDYDDAVGAEAATHAQVIALQALVDKVTLDLGFTKITSPIDGIAGIARAQLGNLVGPGSVEELTTVSTVDPIKVYVLMNEQEYLKYVQNGQGHGQRMPLQLILADGRVHPHTGSFAFADRQVDIKTGTIKVAALFPNPGNVIRPGQFARVRAQTEVKKGALLVPQRAVMELQAGYQVAVVGPDNKVIMRPVKAGQQIDGLWVIDDGLKPGERVVTEGLQKVKQGTVVLVRAESPQTPQKTGKK